In Vigna unguiculata cultivar IT97K-499-35 chromosome 3, ASM411807v1, whole genome shotgun sequence, a single genomic region encodes these proteins:
- the LOC114176701 gene encoding serine decarboxylase 1-like → MAGSVDVLAPDSSINGTTKSLSEVFNSKAFISDHVPLVAGENGIGKGEAQNGTENGERKIVLGKNIHTMCLEISEPDIDDEVTGEREAYMASVLAKYKKSLTERTKYHLGYPYNLDFDYEALSQLQHFSINNLGDPFIESNYGVHSRQFEVGVLDWFARLWELEKDEYWGYITNCGTEGNLHGILVGREVFPDGILYASQESHYSVFKAARMYRMECVKIDTLCSGEIDCDDFKAKLLCHKDKPAIVNVNIGTTVKGAVDDLDLVIKKLEEAGFSHDRFYIHCDGALFGLMLPFVKRAPKVSFKKPIGSVSVSGHKFVGCPMPCGVQITRSEHVKALSRNVEYLSSRDATIMGSRNGHAPIFLWYNLNMKGYRGFQKEVQKCLRNAHYFKGRLVDAGIGAMLNELSSTVVFERPHDEEFVHRWQLACEGNIAHVVVMPNVTIEKLDDFLNELVQKREEWFRDGKCQPYCIASAVGHKNCLCAIHR, encoded by the exons ATGGCTGGAAGTGTTGATGTTTTAGCTCCTGATTCCAGCATTAATGGAACAACGAAATCTTTGTCTGAGGTTTTCAATTCCAAGGCTTTTATATCAGATCATGTGCCACTCGTAGCAGGAGAGAATGGCATTGGCAAGGGAGAGGCTCAGAATGGTACAGAAAATGGGGAGAGAAAAATTGTACTGGGAAAAAATATTCATACCATGTGCCTTGAAATTTCGGAGCCTGATATAGATGATGAGGTTACTGGTGAAAGGGAAGCTTATATGGCAAGTGTGTTGGCTAAATACAAAAAATCTCTGACTGAAAGGACCAAATATCATTTAG GTTACCCCTATAATTTGGATTTTGACTATGAGGCACTCTCTCAACTTCAGCACTTTTCCATCAACAACTTGGGAGATCCATTTATTGAAAGCAATTATGGTGTCCACTCCAGGCAGTTTGAGGTTGGTGTTTTGGACTGGTTTGCACGGTTGTGGGAATTGGAGAAAGATGAGTACTGGGGCTATATAACAAACTGTGGCACAGAGGGCAATCTCCATGGAATCCTTGTTGG GAGAGAGGTTTTCCCAGATGGGATTTTATATGCCTCACAGGAGTCACATTATTCTGTTTTCAAAGCTGCTCGTATGTACAGAATGGAATGTGTGAAGATTGACACTCTTTGTTCTGGTGAGATTGATTGTGATGATTTCAAGGCCAAGCTTCTTTGTCACAAGGACAAGCCAGCAATTGTGAATGTGAACATAG GTACAACTGTGAAAGGAGCTGTGGATGACCTTGATCTGGTTATAAAGAAACTTGAAGAAGCAGGATTTTCACATGACAGGTTCTACATTCATTGTGATGGAGCTCTGTTTGGTCTCATGTTACCTTTTGTGAAACGT GCTCCAAAAGTTTCATTCAAGAAGCCTATAGGGAGTGTGAGCGTTTCTGGGCACAAGTTCGTGGGGTGCCCAATGCCCTGTGGCGTGCAGATAACGCGATCGGAGCATGTGAAGGCTCTTTCGAGGAACGTGGAGTATCTTTCTTCGAGGGACGCGACGATCATGGGAAGCAGGAACGGGCACGCGCCGATATTCCTCTGGTACAATCTAAACATGAAAGGGTACAGAGGGTTTCAGAAAGAGGTGCAGAAGTGTTTGCGCAATGCACACTACTTCAAAGGTAGGCTTGTGGATGCAGGCATTGGAGCAATGCTGAACGAGCTGAGCAGCACCGTTGTGTTCGAGAGACCGCACGATGAGGAGTTCGTGCACAGGTGGCAGTTGGCATGCGAAGGAAACATTGCTCATGTGGTGGTGATGCCGAATGTCACCATAGAGAAGCTTGATGATTTTCTGAATGAACTGGTGCAGAAGCGTGAAGAGTGGTTCCGAGATGGCAAGTGCCAACCTTATTGCATAGCTTCTGCTGTGGGACACAAAAATTGCCTCTGTGCTATCCATAGGTGA